A genomic stretch from uncultured Pseudodesulfovibrio sp. includes:
- a CDS encoding small ribosomal subunit Rsm22 family protein, translating to MSIDGLFPNLTPENASELERFGALLKKVWPLKGKHRDHLKYDIRDMSRGLTNERTQRRKEYMTDDKFLSPYLYYFLPWNLYRMSRLFSGLELDIPDGSEVADLGSGPLTAVLALWMSRPHLRTRKLNFTCIDLSPKSMQTGLKLFHAMAGKDSPWRIKTVKARFTDRLHKKVDLLMVANAFNELDWSGRTTRTQAEMLTKHLVSSTKDTGRVLLIETGVRMTGRIISEMRTQMLEKGFKPIAPCPHCEECPMPAMVQSAPWCHFNFSVKDAPGWLEALSKDAQLEKDNVTLNFLYFSQKGSENWGAVRAISEPFKLHGNKGQYACSDRGLTLIDIPPATRSLFPGQSFAPTWPENPKIDLKSKAIILPYTTKQTKKK from the coding sequence ATGTCGATTGATGGACTTTTTCCCAATCTCACCCCTGAGAATGCGTCGGAGTTGGAACGTTTCGGAGCTCTCCTGAAAAAAGTATGGCCGCTCAAAGGGAAGCACCGCGACCATCTGAAATATGACATCCGGGACATGTCGCGCGGCCTGACGAATGAGCGCACGCAACGGCGCAAGGAATACATGACCGACGACAAATTCCTGTCGCCGTATCTCTACTATTTCCTGCCCTGGAACCTGTACCGCATGTCCCGCCTCTTTTCCGGGCTGGAGCTGGATATCCCGGATGGCAGCGAAGTCGCGGACCTCGGTTCAGGGCCTTTGACCGCTGTGCTGGCCTTGTGGATGTCGCGTCCGCACCTGCGTACCCGCAAACTCAACTTCACCTGCATCGACCTCTCCCCCAAATCCATGCAGACGGGCCTTAAACTTTTTCACGCCATGGCGGGAAAAGATTCGCCGTGGCGCATCAAAACCGTCAAAGCCCGGTTCACGGATCGACTGCATAAAAAAGTCGACCTGCTTATGGTTGCCAACGCCTTCAATGAACTGGACTGGTCTGGTCGTACCACTCGCACACAGGCTGAAATGCTGACTAAGCATCTTGTCAGTTCAACAAAAGATACAGGACGCGTCCTGCTCATCGAAACGGGCGTACGCATGACCGGACGTATCATTTCAGAAATGCGCACGCAGATGCTTGAAAAGGGCTTCAAGCCCATAGCCCCCTGTCCGCACTGCGAGGAATGTCCGATGCCTGCCATGGTCCAGAGTGCCCCCTGGTGTCATTTCAACTTTTCCGTAAAAGATGCCCCGGGCTGGCTTGAAGCACTCTCGAAAGACGCCCAACTCGAAAAGGACAATGTCACCCTCAACTTTCTCTATTTTTCACAAAAAGGCAGTGAAAACTGGGGCGCGGTCCGTGCCATATCCGAACCGTTCAAACTGCACGGCAACAAGGGGCAATATGCGTGCTCCGATCGCGGGTTGACCCTCATCGACATCCCACCCGCAACCAGATCACTGTTCCCTGGGCAGTCCTTTGCCCCAACATGGCCTGAAAACCCAAAGATCGACCTCAAATCCAAAGCGATCATTCTCCCGTACACGACCAAACAGACTAAAAAGAAATGA
- the lipB gene encoding lipoyl(octanoyl) transferase LipB, protein MKIIDLGLTSYKEAEALQLKTLEAVTNGTEDNTVFILEHPKVITLGRQGGAENLHMDETLLAEHGIELAQTTRGGNITCHFPGQLVAYPIWRVEKRPGGMRKFFHDMEEAVINTCTHFGVQTIRRPKHPGVWVDETRKICSMGIGVRRWVTYHGLALNIGSDVSLFNAITLCGIQGAVPTSLSAEAGHEIDMKDAKDVFTKEFRKAFADPEMAAHQAAE, encoded by the coding sequence ATGAAAATCATAGACCTCGGGCTGACAAGCTACAAAGAAGCCGAAGCCCTGCAACTCAAGACGCTGGAAGCAGTCACCAACGGCACCGAAGACAACACCGTCTTCATCCTCGAACACCCCAAGGTCATCACCTTGGGACGACAGGGAGGCGCCGAGAACCTGCACATGGATGAAACCCTGCTCGCCGAACACGGTATTGAACTGGCACAGACTACTCGTGGTGGAAACATCACCTGTCACTTTCCAGGCCAACTCGTGGCCTATCCCATCTGGCGAGTGGAGAAACGGCCCGGGGGCATGAGAAAGTTCTTCCACGACATGGAAGAAGCTGTCATCAACACCTGTACGCATTTCGGTGTGCAGACCATCCGACGCCCTAAACACCCCGGAGTCTGGGTGGACGAAACACGGAAAATATGCTCAATGGGCATCGGCGTTCGCCGCTGGGTTACCTATCACGGTCTGGCCCTCAATATCGGCAGTGACGTCAGCCTGTTCAACGCCATCACTTTGTGCGGCATCCAGGGGGCAGTCCCAACCTCCCTCTCGGCAGAAGCCGGACACGAAATAGATATGAAGGACGCCAAAGATGTCTTTACAAAAGAATTCAGAAAAGCCTTTGCGGATCCCGAAATGGCTGCGCATCAAGCTGCCGAATAA
- the lipA gene encoding lipoyl synthase: MSLQKNSEKPLRIPKWLRIKLPNNENFSCTSSLISDLHLNTVCQSAKCPNKWECFSKNVATFLIMGSICTRNCAFCNIVSGDLEPLDPTEPNRVAEAAKRLELKHVVITSVTRDDLPDGGAAHFAATIKAVQKVMPNCTIEVLIPDFQGDQDALKTVLDARPNVLNHNLETVAVLYDDIRPQANYRQSLDVLVNAKRMAPNIPTKSGIMVGLGETDEQIMTVLDDFAAVDCDIVTIGQYMQPSRQHPMVKRYVEPTIFDMYAEEGKKRCIKHMFSAPLVRSSYNAADFV; encoded by the coding sequence ATGTCTTTACAAAAGAATTCAGAAAAGCCTTTGCGGATCCCGAAATGGCTGCGCATCAAGCTGCCGAATAACGAAAATTTCTCCTGCACTTCAAGCCTGATATCCGACCTGCATCTCAACACGGTCTGCCAGAGCGCCAAGTGCCCAAACAAGTGGGAATGCTTTTCCAAGAACGTAGCAACATTCCTGATCATGGGTTCGATCTGTACGCGCAACTGCGCCTTCTGCAACATTGTTTCCGGCGATCTCGAACCACTTGATCCAACCGAGCCAAACCGCGTGGCCGAAGCGGCGAAACGTCTTGAACTCAAGCATGTGGTCATCACGTCCGTCACTCGCGACGATCTGCCTGACGGCGGCGCCGCGCATTTTGCAGCCACTATCAAGGCTGTACAGAAGGTCATGCCCAACTGCACCATTGAGGTGCTCATCCCGGATTTCCAAGGCGATCAGGACGCTCTCAAAACAGTGCTCGACGCTCGTCCAAACGTGCTCAATCACAACCTTGAGACCGTGGCTGTCCTCTATGACGACATTCGCCCACAGGCAAATTATCGTCAGTCTCTCGACGTGCTTGTCAACGCCAAGCGCATGGCACCGAATATTCCCACCAAGTCCGGCATCATGGTCGGTCTGGGTGAAACAGACGAACAGATCATGACGGTGCTTGATGATTTCGCCGCCGTTGATTGCGACATTGTCACCATCGGCCAGTACATGCAGCCCAGCCGCCAGCACCCCATGGTCAAACGCTATGTGGAGCCAACAATCTTCGACATGTATGCAGAAGAAGGCAAAAAACGGTGCATCAAGCACATGTTCAGTGCACCACTTGTCCGCTCAAGCTACAACGCGGCCGACTTCGTATAA
- the recJ gene encoding single-stranded-DNA-specific exonuclease RecJ: MPCIWKPRGETTAPASAASIAEELSVSPLIVEILWNRGLTDVMEMDKFLSPLLRHMANPAEIPGLTKAVETIAQGLTEGRTLAVWGDYDVDGITATAVIKEFFAMRDMDILHHLPNRMEEGYGMNVIGVERLHEQGATMLLTVDCGISDMEPVARARELGMTVVVSDHHLPGEELPDAHAICDPRLEDGGSCDDLAGVGVAFMLMVALNKLLPGDPVDVRPLLDLVALGTIADIVKLTGQNRILVKNGLLLIKEAKRPGMAALKVVSDYERGAELGAGQIGFNLAPRINAAGRMGDPSKALNLLLAKDFDTAMPIAEELNSINMERRRQEQEIAEQAFAQAETMRHMAGLVLYGEDWHPGIIGIVASRVVEKFYRPTLILCSPEASEGVLKGSGRSISEFNLYEGLKAVSGVLVGFGGHKQAAGMSLEAKNLGALREQFNQYVIDTLGPEPLTPTLKLDHELGFSNINNTLLQELELLQPFGMGNPEPVFATQPVTVAEHRTFGREHEHVKLVLQDKDTGAKFPGKAWRMGKTLPRDIQGRTMRFAFTPKIDRFRGIPTIDLRIRDWLY; this comes from the coding sequence TTGCCCTGCATTTGGAAACCTCGCGGTGAGACCACCGCTCCTGCCTCTGCGGCTTCAATTGCAGAGGAATTGTCCGTATCTCCGCTGATTGTCGAGATCCTCTGGAACAGGGGACTGACAGACGTGATGGAGATGGATAAATTCCTCAGTCCGTTGCTTCGTCATATGGCCAATCCGGCAGAAATTCCCGGTTTGACAAAGGCTGTCGAAACCATTGCGCAGGGGTTGACCGAAGGTCGAACTCTTGCTGTTTGGGGGGATTATGACGTTGACGGCATTACGGCTACGGCTGTCATCAAAGAGTTTTTTGCCATGCGCGATATGGACATACTGCACCATCTGCCCAATCGCATGGAAGAAGGCTATGGCATGAATGTCATCGGTGTGGAGCGTTTGCATGAGCAGGGTGCGACCATGCTGCTCACGGTTGACTGCGGTATTTCCGACATGGAGCCGGTAGCCCGTGCTCGTGAACTCGGAATGACAGTGGTCGTTTCTGACCATCATCTGCCGGGTGAAGAGCTGCCAGACGCCCATGCGATTTGCGACCCTCGTCTTGAAGACGGTGGTTCTTGTGATGATCTTGCCGGAGTGGGGGTGGCCTTCATGCTCATGGTGGCACTGAACAAGCTGCTTCCCGGCGATCCGGTAGATGTTCGTCCGTTGCTCGATCTTGTGGCGCTTGGTACCATCGCTGATATTGTCAAATTGACAGGGCAGAATCGTATTCTTGTCAAAAATGGTCTGTTGCTCATCAAGGAAGCCAAGCGTCCCGGCATGGCCGCACTCAAGGTTGTCAGTGATTACGAGCGTGGTGCCGAACTCGGCGCAGGACAGATCGGTTTCAACCTTGCACCTCGCATCAATGCCGCCGGGCGCATGGGAGATCCGTCAAAGGCGCTCAACCTTTTGCTCGCCAAGGATTTCGACACGGCCATGCCCATTGCCGAGGAGCTGAACTCCATCAACATGGAACGTCGTCGTCAGGAACAGGAAATTGCTGAGCAGGCTTTTGCCCAGGCTGAAACCATGCGGCATATGGCGGGGCTCGTGCTGTATGGTGAAGACTGGCATCCTGGTATCATCGGTATTGTGGCATCCCGGGTTGTCGAAAAATTCTATAGGCCAACGCTCATTCTCTGTTCGCCTGAAGCTTCAGAAGGTGTGCTCAAAGGGTCGGGGCGGAGCATATCGGAATTCAATCTGTATGAAGGATTGAAGGCGGTCAGCGGTGTGTTGGTTGGATTCGGCGGTCACAAGCAGGCTGCCGGGATGTCGCTCGAAGCCAAGAATCTGGGAGCGTTACGCGAACAGTTCAATCAGTACGTTATCGACACGCTCGGGCCTGAACCGCTCACGCCGACACTCAAACTCGATCATGAACTCGGCTTTTCCAATATCAATAATACGCTGCTTCAGGAACTGGAACTTCTTCAACCTTTCGGCATGGGGAACCCGGAGCCTGTGTTTGCCACTCAGCCTGTCACAGTGGCTGAGCACCGAACATTCGGCCGCGAGCATGAACACGTCAAGCTCGTGCTTCAGGACAAGGACACAGGCGCCAAGTTCCCAGGCAAGGCATGGCGTATGGGCAAGACTCTTCCCAGAGATATTCAGGGCAGAACCATGCGGTTTGCTTTTACTCCAAAGATTGACCGTTTCCGTGGTATTCCGACAATTGATCTGCGTATTCGCGACTGGTTGTATTGA
- a CDS encoding HDOD domain-containing protein: MNQDNVQDFLRELPSMREDLPFSPEVWQKLFVQTGARSMASLEDVGQTLSVDQGLTTRILSLANSAYYGLQAEVRSVTRAAAVLGMTEIRIIVLALSVDGLTKSYAIPEDFDLGKYWSHQFMVAMLAKELSRMTDVGNPDNMFTVGLLHDIGKLIIALKRPDDWLAIQELAEDEELIDSVAEENYWGLDHAVVGALVLKSWDLPADLVEPVNWHHSPALAPEHFLESNIICLADAVAHTVEDPEGFYAEKVEELCSDVEVDMDDIMETAEEMFESDDVEQFVKTLS, translated from the coding sequence ATGAATCAGGATAACGTTCAGGATTTCCTTCGAGAGCTTCCGAGTATGCGGGAGGACTTGCCATTCTCGCCAGAGGTCTGGCAAAAACTTTTTGTCCAGACAGGGGCTCGATCAATGGCTTCCCTTGAGGACGTCGGCCAAACTCTCAGCGTGGATCAGGGGTTGACCACCCGTATTCTCAGTCTTGCCAATTCCGCATATTACGGCCTGCAGGCCGAGGTTCGGTCTGTCACTCGGGCCGCAGCTGTTCTTGGTATGACGGAGATTCGTATTATAGTTCTTGCGCTGAGTGTAGACGGTTTGACAAAATCATACGCCATTCCGGAAGATTTTGACCTTGGGAAGTATTGGTCTCATCAGTTTATGGTGGCCATGCTCGCAAAAGAATTGTCCCGGATGACCGATGTGGGAAATCCTGACAATATGTTCACCGTCGGTTTGCTGCATGATATAGGCAAGCTCATTATCGCGTTGAAGCGACCTGACGACTGGCTCGCCATTCAGGAACTGGCAGAAGACGAAGAACTGATAGATTCCGTGGCAGAAGAAAATTACTGGGGATTGGATCATGCCGTTGTGGGAGCACTGGTGCTGAAATCCTGGGACCTGCCTGCTGATCTGGTGGAGCCGGTTAATTGGCATCATTCTCCGGCATTGGCACCAGAGCATTTCCTTGAGTCGAATATTATCTGCCTGGCCGATGCCGTTGCCCATACTGTTGAAGACCCTGAAGGATTCTACGCCGAGAAGGTCGAAGAACTGTGTTCAGATGTGGAAGTGGACATGGATGACATTATGGAAACCGCCGAAGAAATGTTCGAATCAGATGACGTCGAACAGTTCGTGAAAACACTTTCATAA
- a CDS encoding SDR family oxidoreductase, protein MSDQESKVKPEQAIIRDGAENIKGIFSTQTVAKVGTGTTQRKTIQKTYWNVEEVDENTISVQPLNRNYVPSGPSRQLERDEFLTKFNPEPEFYVSTVYPAIKEMDGAIVRGEKHRERGAAYSAEFEYQQAMAIDEENVRANFGLGLTYLDRGDQVKANDIFERLVGLEAAFEVEHKHLFNDFGINMRKNKMYDQALQYYLRAAELVKNDEHLLHNIARCYFEKGNVEECKAYLLKSLEINPDLEASKQFWAYLQAQGHVKNGEGPEVSIESKSRKPSQDGANAEKSNKEDSVPLSINLD, encoded by the coding sequence ATGTCCGATCAGGAATCAAAAGTAAAGCCCGAACAAGCTATTATTCGCGATGGCGCGGAGAATATCAAAGGTATCTTTTCCACACAGACCGTGGCGAAGGTTGGAACTGGCACGACGCAACGAAAGACGATCCAGAAAACCTATTGGAATGTCGAAGAGGTTGATGAAAATACTATTTCTGTTCAGCCTTTGAATAGAAACTATGTTCCCTCCGGTCCCAGTCGACAGTTAGAGCGCGACGAATTTCTCACCAAATTTAATCCTGAACCCGAATTCTATGTCAGTACGGTATACCCGGCCATCAAGGAGATGGACGGAGCCATTGTTCGCGGCGAGAAACACCGAGAACGGGGAGCTGCCTACAGCGCAGAGTTTGAATATCAGCAGGCCATGGCTATCGACGAGGAAAACGTCCGTGCCAACTTCGGTCTGGGGCTGACCTACTTGGACCGCGGCGATCAGGTGAAAGCCAATGATATTTTCGAACGACTGGTTGGGCTGGAAGCGGCCTTCGAAGTCGAGCATAAGCATCTGTTCAATGATTTCGGTATCAACATGCGTAAGAACAAGATGTACGATCAGGCTTTGCAGTATTACCTGCGGGCGGCAGAACTGGTGAAGAACGACGAACATCTTCTGCACAATATAGCCCGGTGCTATTTTGAAAAGGGCAATGTGGAGGAGTGCAAGGCCTATTTACTCAAGAGTCTGGAGATTAATCCGGATCTTGAAGCGAGTAAACAGTTCTGGGCCTATCTGCAAGCGCAGGGACACGTTAAGAATGGCGAAGGGCCAGAGGTGTCTATCGAATCGAAGTCTCGAAAGCCGTCTCAAGATGGAGCGAATGCAGAGAAATCGAATAAAGAGGACAGTGTTCCTCTTTCCATAAATTTGGATTAA
- the pyrF gene encoding orotidine-5'-phosphate decarboxylase: MADLVVALDYKDADSAFAMARTLKGASPWMKVGLELFTAEGPKIVSGLKDMGFKVFLDLKFFDIPNTVQGAVRSAVRSGADMVNIHALGGERMAHAAMAGCAEGVAPGQEPPVVLAVTMLTSMAAGDLPVDNAPDPSEMALDLAVKAEQYGLNGVVCSGLEVERIKVACGAGFICLTPGIRPASVDAGDQRRVMTPAQAVRSGSDYLVVGRPITQATDPRGAALAIVEEMDQVT; this comes from the coding sequence ATGGCTGATCTGGTTGTTGCACTCGACTATAAGGACGCTGATTCCGCCTTTGCTATGGCGCGGACCCTCAAGGGGGCTTCTCCGTGGATGAAGGTCGGTCTGGAGTTGTTCACTGCCGAGGGGCCGAAGATCGTTTCTGGTCTCAAGGATATGGGGTTCAAAGTCTTTTTGGATCTGAAATTTTTTGATATTCCTAATACTGTGCAGGGAGCGGTCCGTTCAGCGGTCCGTTCTGGCGCTGATATGGTCAATATCCATGCCTTGGGTGGTGAACGAATGGCTCATGCTGCCATGGCGGGGTGCGCAGAAGGCGTCGCTCCTGGACAGGAACCGCCCGTGGTGCTCGCCGTGACTATGCTGACCAGTATGGCCGCTGGTGATCTGCCTGTTGACAACGCGCCTGATCCCTCGGAGATGGCCCTTGACCTGGCTGTGAAAGCCGAGCAATATGGCTTAAATGGAGTGGTCTGCTCCGGCCTTGAAGTCGAGCGGATCAAGGTGGCATGCGGGGCTGGCTTCATCTGTCTGACACCTGGTATCCGACCGGCTTCGGTGGATGCAGGTGATCAGCGACGGGTGATGACTCCTGCGCAGGCTGTTCGGAGTGGTTCGGATTACCTTGTGGTGGGTCGGCCTATCACACAGGCAACCGATCCAAGGGGCGCCGCTTTGGCGATTGTCGAGGAGATGGACCAGGTCACGTAG
- the gmk gene encoding guanylate kinase, producing the protein MNQEDHKIRLGQVLVVCAPSGTGKSTLIAMLREEFPDFGFSVSYTTRAPRGGEQNGREYNFISRETFVAMRSRGDFCEWAEVHGNFYGTATKPVEKMLDSGRDVLFDIDVQGAKQLKKTFYKGTFVFLLPPSREELVRRLQGRGTDSADSIERRLHNAIGELSQAKWFDFWVVNDSLDDAYQELRAVYLAGRCKPSLRPGILGNIQKTWEDDG; encoded by the coding sequence GTGAATCAAGAGGATCATAAAATCAGGCTAGGGCAGGTCCTTGTGGTCTGTGCGCCAAGTGGCACCGGCAAATCCACACTCATAGCCATGCTTCGCGAAGAGTTCCCGGATTTTGGATTTTCTGTGTCTTATACCACCCGTGCGCCGCGTGGTGGGGAACAGAACGGGCGTGAATACAATTTTATTTCCCGCGAAACATTTGTGGCTATGCGCAGTCGTGGTGACTTTTGTGAATGGGCCGAAGTCCATGGAAATTTTTATGGCACGGCCACTAAGCCCGTGGAAAAAATGCTCGATTCCGGTCGGGATGTGCTGTTCGATATTGACGTGCAGGGCGCCAAACAACTCAAGAAAACATTTTACAAGGGAACGTTCGTGTTCCTGCTGCCACCGTCTCGTGAAGAGCTGGTCCGCAGACTTCAAGGGCGCGGTACGGATTCCGCGGACTCCATCGAACGTCGACTGCATAATGCTATCGGTGAACTCTCTCAGGCAAAATGGTTTGATTTCTGGGTAGTCAATGACAGCCTGGATGATGCATATCAGGAGTTGAGAGCCGTGTACCTGGCGGGCCGGTGCAAACCGTCGCTGCGTCCGGGCATTCTGGGTAATATTCAAAAGACGTGGGAAGACGATGGCTGA
- a CDS encoding DUF370 domain-containing protein has translation MQKQGLLNVGFGNFVVLDRVISIVSPSSAPMRRLREDARAEGRLIDATQGRKTRAIIVTDSNHVVLSAIQAETIGQRFSADEGE, from the coding sequence ATGCAGAAACAGGGATTACTTAACGTCGGTTTCGGTAATTTCGTGGTACTTGATCGGGTTATATCAATTGTTAGCCCGTCAAGTGCTCCCATGCGGCGTTTACGAGAGGACGCCCGCGCCGAGGGACGGCTTATCGATGCCACTCAGGGAAGAAAAACCAGAGCCATTATTGTGACTGATTCCAATCATGTGGTGCTGTCAGCCATTCAGGCGGAAACCATTGGTCAGCGGTTCAGTGCTGACGAGGGGGAATAG
- a CDS encoding YicC/YloC family endoribonuclease, translated as MPVSMTGFGRFETNEDAWTHVWEIKSVNGRFLDVKWRMPGYLRSLENGWEKIVRTYASRGRVDVSLNLEVLDSGILGMTFNETMAQAMFDQMEKLAQSRGETFEPDYNRVLSMSSLWRDNGSEPDPGLAESLTNGLEAALKDWVDSRSVEGDAMCDDLATRMDTLRDLTEKVAARIPDILEAKKSTLRQRIVDMLDSANAEFSEDRMLQEVAYLTDKLDVSEELTRLEAHLDRLGEVLAAKGNVGKKLDFLVQETFREINTCGNKAQDTEVSRLVVDFKAELERCREQIQNIE; from the coding sequence ATGCCTGTAAGCATGACAGGTTTCGGTCGATTCGAAACCAACGAAGACGCCTGGACGCATGTCTGGGAAATCAAAAGTGTCAATGGTCGTTTTCTGGACGTCAAATGGCGTATGCCCGGTTACCTTCGTTCTCTTGAGAACGGCTGGGAAAAGATCGTCCGCACCTACGCTTCTCGTGGAAGAGTGGATGTGTCCCTGAACCTTGAGGTGCTGGACTCCGGCATTCTTGGTATGACGTTCAACGAGACCATGGCTCAGGCCATGTTTGATCAGATGGAAAAGCTCGCCCAGTCTCGTGGTGAGACCTTTGAACCAGACTACAACCGGGTGTTGTCCATGTCCTCATTGTGGCGTGACAATGGTTCCGAGCCGGACCCCGGCCTGGCTGAAAGCCTGACAAATGGGTTGGAAGCTGCGCTCAAGGACTGGGTTGATTCCCGTTCCGTTGAAGGCGATGCCATGTGTGACGATCTGGCAACGCGTATGGACACCCTGCGAGATCTTACAGAGAAAGTCGCAGCGCGTATTCCCGATATCCTCGAGGCCAAGAAATCCACCCTCAGACAGCGTATTGTCGACATGCTCGACTCGGCCAACGCAGAGTTTTCTGAAGACCGGATGCTTCAGGAAGTGGCCTATCTCACCGACAAACTGGACGTCTCCGAAGAATTGACCCGACTGGAGGCCCATCTGGACCGCTTGGGCGAAGTCCTGGCAGCCAAGGGCAATGTGGGCAAGAAGCTCGATTTCCTGGTGCAGGAGACTTTCCGCGAGATCAATACCTGCGGCAACAAGGCTCAGGATACCGAAGTCAGCCGACTGGTCGTTGATTTCAAGGCCGAGCTTGAACGGTGTCGCGAACAGATCCAGAACATCGAATAG
- a CDS encoding DUF4416 family protein, translated as MSMPKTPDPGLLIISILSAQWDAFWPALLERLEERFGPADDACEPFVFDQTGYYNAELGTPITRRIVSFQKLHPLDELADIKLFTNTLEQQYGDGNKRLFNLDPGFITLQSLVLATGKNFSHRIYLKEGIWADLTMIWQKKQWVVFPWTFPDYAGDAMKSRLTKLRQSYKSTLSKPRT; from the coding sequence ATGAGTATGCCGAAGACGCCTGATCCGGGGCTGCTGATTATATCCATACTGAGTGCACAATGGGATGCGTTCTGGCCCGCTCTGCTCGAAAGACTGGAAGAACGATTCGGCCCTGCGGACGATGCCTGCGAGCCGTTCGTTTTTGATCAGACGGGCTATTACAATGCTGAGTTGGGGACACCCATTACTCGTCGCATTGTGTCTTTTCAAAAGTTGCATCCTCTGGATGAGTTGGCAGATATAAAGCTGTTCACCAATACGCTGGAACAACAGTACGGTGACGGTAATAAGCGGTTATTCAACCTTGATCCCGGGTTCATCACATTGCAGAGCCTTGTTTTAGCAACGGGAAAGAATTTTTCGCACCGTATTTACCTCAAAGAGGGGATATGGGCAGACCTGACTATGATCTGGCAGAAAAAACAGTGGGTTGTCTTCCCCTGGACCTTCCCTGATTATGCCGGAGATGCCATGAAATCGCGGCTGACAAAATTGCGTCAGTCGTATAAAAGCACGCTGAGCAAGCCGCGAACGTAA
- a CDS encoding MiaB/RimO family radical SAM methylthiotransferase encodes MITFYTATLGCKINQYETQAIGEAWAGGDAREVDTPQEADLILVNSCAVTANAVADLRQSVRRFHRDNPAAEIIITGCAAQIIPEELGKLPGVVRVVSQEDKPQLLDGPEGTNKLDTDKPKFAPFSINGYGRARAVVKVQDGCSHNCTYCIIPTTRGKSISRPVNEVVDEVSRLLVAGFREFIISGINLRHFGRGLDENVDFWDLISCLETEFGLDWAGRTRFRISSVEPGQLTDKALDVLNRSSMVCPQLHLSLQSGDPEVLKAMGRGHYDPLAAVTFMERLREHWPVMGLGADLITGFPGETEAQFKNTMELCRALPMTYGHVFPYSERPGTRAADMVNSVDVPVRKARAGRLRELVNAKKKAFLNDLLDQPHLDVLIQDDKGRGVSEYYAACRFTTLPVGGSPRSLIRARPVRVEKNVILVEPLETK; translated from the coding sequence ATGATTACCTTTTATACCGCTACCCTGGGTTGCAAGATTAACCAATATGAAACCCAGGCCATTGGTGAAGCCTGGGCCGGGGGGGATGCCCGTGAAGTGGATACCCCGCAGGAAGCCGACCTCATCCTGGTCAACTCCTGTGCCGTGACAGCCAATGCCGTGGCTGATCTACGCCAGTCGGTTCGCCGTTTTCACCGCGATAATCCAGCGGCTGAAATCATTATCACCGGATGTGCGGCCCAGATCATACCCGAAGAACTGGGCAAACTGCCCGGCGTAGTTCGGGTGGTCTCCCAGGAGGACAAACCGCAACTCCTCGACGGGCCTGAAGGAACGAACAAGCTCGATACGGACAAACCGAAATTCGCACCGTTTTCCATCAATGGCTATGGTCGGGCACGGGCTGTCGTCAAAGTGCAGGACGGTTGTTCGCATAACTGCACCTATTGCATTATCCCGACAACGCGGGGCAAGTCCATCAGCCGTCCTGTGAATGAAGTTGTCGATGAAGTATCCCGTCTGCTGGTCGCGGGCTTTCGCGAATTCATTATAAGCGGTATCAACCTGCGCCATTTCGGGCGGGGTTTGGACGAGAATGTTGATTTCTGGGATCTGATATCCTGTCTCGAAACCGAGTTCGGGCTGGATTGGGCCGGTCGGACGCGGTTTCGCATCTCATCCGTTGAACCGGGGCAGCTTACGGACAAGGCGCTTGATGTCCTGAATCGATCTTCCATGGTCTGTCCGCAACTGCATCTTTCCCTGCAAAGCGGTGACCCTGAGGTGCTCAAGGCCATGGGGCGCGGACATTATGATCCTTTGGCCGCGGTGACTTTCATGGAACGCCTGCGTGAACATTGGCCTGTCATGGGTCTTGGTGCGGACCTTATCACCGGATTCCCCGGCGAGACCGAAGCGCAGTTCAAAAATACCATGGAATTGTGCCGAGCCCTACCAATGACCTACGGACATGTTTTCCCCTATTCGGAGAGGCCGGGAACCCGGGCCGCCGACATGGTGAATTCTGTGGACGTGCCTGTTCGCAAGGCGCGCGCCGGTCGGTTGCGGGAGTTGGTGAATGCCAAGAAAAAAGCATTTTTGAACGACCTGCTTGATCAACCGCATCTTGACGTACTTATTCAGGACGACAAAGGGCGTGGGGTCAGCGAGTATTACGCTGCCTGTCGGTTCACGACGCTGCCTGTTGGAGGCTCTCCACGTTCTCTGATTCGGGCGCGTCCGGTGCGGGTGGAGAAAAACGTGATTCTGGTGGAACCGCTGGAGACCAAATGA